The stretch of DNA GTGCTGCTGCAGAACGGGGAGCGAATTCTGGATGAGTTCCGCTGGGGCTTGGTTCCGTACTGGGGAAAAGATGCAATCAACGCAGATATCCGCAATGTGCACGGCAATCCAAGTTACCGTAAAATCGTGGACAAGCAGCGGTGTGTCATCCCCTGCAATGGATTTTATTATTGGAAAAAAGAAGGCAAGAAAGCATACCCTGTACGAGTGGTCATGAAAAACCAAGGCATGTTCGGAGTAGCCGGTCTGTACGAAATTTGGCGGGATGCACGCGGGGAACCACTCCGTACCTGTACCTTGGTCATGACAGAAGCCAACCCGCTGATCGGCGAATATGAGAGCCGGATGCCAGCGATTCTGTCCGCGGAGGACATGAACCGATGGCTCGATGAGAAGGCGAACGACCTAAGCTCGCTGGGTCCGATTCTGCGGCCGCACAGGGCCGATGAAATGCATGCCTATGCGGTGACACCCCTGATTGACGACAGCCGATATGACACTGCTGAATGTATTCAGGAGATGGATCTGCAGCAAGCATGGGTTAAGAGACGCTGACTTTTAGTACTTTTGGAAGCGGATTTTATGAGGACAGAGCTTTCTCTATAGCTTATAGATTTATTAATTACTGGTCAGCGAGCTACACCTATAAAAATTGATGCAGGGCACCTGGGATTCCTTTGAATACCAGAGCCCCGCTGCTAACCAGACTCCAGATTCTATACTTTATAAAAGAGAGACCGATAATCTGCTGCGAAGATTCTACTACTCTAGTTACGACACATCCAGCGTCAATGAAGCAAGCATCATTTTGTTCTTCTTGCAGTTCCTTCACTGATTTCACAATGAGTTCATCCAGTTGATCTTCTCCGCAACCTTTGACCTTGCCATATTCCCACAATCGCAGCAAATGAGCTTCGTTTGCAAGCTCCAGCCATTCTGATTCGTATTGTTGTCTACATACAGCTCCCAAGGGGAATCCATCACTATATTTACTTACGATTTCACCGTAGTGTTCTTGGCTTAATAACCCTCGAGCAATCGGAGAGATCCCTTCTTCTCGTTCTAGTGTAATCGTATTATAAAGCTCTGAAATATTGACTATATTTACGGGCTGCTTTCGTTTCCTCAACAAATACAATACAAAGCGCAGCCCCGTCTGATCGTGTGCATTATTAGCACACCATATGACAACATTTTTACTCTCCGAAATGCCCTTTATTAATCTCACCATGGGCTCAAGCTGATGATCTTGATTGTAGCTAACCCCATATCTGTAGTCTTCGTCATGTTCAATTAGCCAATCTAGCCTGTCTTGCTGTCCAGCTGACTTATCTAAATTTTTGATTGGACCCATCGCGAACATCTCATTAAATGACAGCACTTTGCAATACTTCTGTTTTCCGGTTTTACTAAGAGCCACTTTCAAAGACCCCGCATCAGAGAGGCTAAATACGATGTGGACCGTTGTTTGCAAAGCCTCAGCCTGCAAGCGAAGGCCTACCACTGCCTTCATACGCTCCTGAATTAAATGAAGCAGTCCTTCTGCTACCCTCTTCTCTTCTCCTTCTGCATTAGCAGCGTTAACATTCGCGGTTCTTACTAAGTCATATAGAAGCGCCCTAACTTCTTTTTCTCGTAACTGGCCGAGGTTCTCGTAAAGGTTGTCCATTCATTATCCTCCAATCTATATAGAATGAATTAAAGAAATGAACGTTATAAAGCCGTATTAGGCCCTGATAATAGAAAGTTCAATGTAAAACAAACTTTAGTTCAATCTATCTAGCCCCAAAAACAGAAGCAAATCTAAAGAATCTATTCTATATTTGTTCTTTAGTATCCTGCACATTAGTTGTAACCTGCATCCTAAATTTGTCTGCTGTCTCTTCCTATACTTCTGCCTTCATTACATTTCATAAGAAAAAAGAGCACTTGCTGCAGCAAGTGCTCTATCTTCCTCCTCTAAAGCGCTGGGTATAGGCTTTTGCATCCTCCACCGTGCGCACTCTGTTGCGGCTCCACTCCAGCAGAATCCGATCAATATAGCGAAAATGGACTTTTCCCGCAAAGACCGCTTCTTTAAGGGCCATACGAATTAGATCCTCAGGATATCCATCCTGATCCAGCCAGCCGGATATCGTCTCACATTCCATCGGTGATAACGGGCGGGCAAATTCTTTCTCGAACACAATGAATAGATTGTGATTCGGCTCCGGGTCTTCCGGCTGAACGGCTGCCTTCGTATCATGAATCTCCTCTGTGCGGCCGTTTTTGCGGGCAGCAGCAAATTCTTCAGCCAAGCAGCTCCCAAGCTTTCGGTACATCCCTGTGAAGTTATAGCGTTCCGCTTGCTTCCCGGTTGCTTCATCCGTTACTTCGTCAATGGCCAGCCAACCTTCCTTCACCAAACGGCGAATCGCAGTGGAGACGGTACCGGAAGCCGCGCTCATTCTTTGCTCGATTTCCTCCATCGATGGAAAATCTCGGCCTTCCACCTGCCGGAAGGAAAGAAGGTGGATCAGCAGCATCGCCTCCATATCACTCAGCTTTAGACGGCGGTAATGTGTCAGCAGCACAAAAGGGATATTCGCTGTTCCTGTCTCTAGCCCATAGGCGATGCCACTGGCCCACAGCTTCCATCCATCGCTCATTGCCATCGATCTCACCTTTCTCTTCATTGCTTTATAGCGAGACAACGACCAGAACAGAATGCCTTTTGCGCGCTCTGTCCTGGTCGCTTATATGTTTGCTTGTACTATGCTATTAAATATAACTGATTATGGATAGAGACGGTACAGCGTACGAGGAAATGGAATCGTCTCACGTACATGATCCAATCCGCAAATCCAAGCCACTGTGCGTTCCAGCCCCAGACCGAAACCGGAATGAGGAACCGATCCGTACTTACGAAGGTCCATGTACCACTGATAAGCATCCTCAGACAGATCATGCTCCTTGAAGCGCTGCTCCATAAGTTCAGGATCGTCAATCCGCTGCGAGCCTCCAATGATCTCTCCATATCCTTCTGGAGCAATCATATCGGCACACAGCACAACCTCTGGACGATTCGGATCCGGCTTCATATAGAAAGCCTTGATCTCGGCCGGGTAATGCGTGATAAAGACTGGCTTGTCGTACTTCTCAGCGATAGCCGTCTCATGCGGCGCACCGAAGTCTTCTCCCCAAGGGATATCGAAGCCCTGGGATTGAAGAAACTCAATGGCCTCATCATACGTAATGCGTGGGAACGGTACGGTGATGTTCTCCAGCTTGGATACATCCCGGCCGACCGCTTCCAGCTCGGACCGGCAGTTCTTAAGCACAGATTGCACGACATGTGCAATGAACTGCTCCTGAACCTGCAAGCTCTCCTCGTGCTCAGTGAAAGCCATCTCTGGCTCAATCATCCAGAACTCGATTAAGTGACGGCGGGTTTTGGATTTCTCGGCGCGGAAAGTCGGTCCGAAGGAGTATACTTTGCCAAGCGCCATGGCTGCAGCTTCCATATACAGCTGACCGCTTTGCGTCAAGTATGCATCCTCTTCAAAATATTTGGTGTGGAACAGATTCGTTGTTCCTTCTGCCGAGGTTGGCGTAAGGATCGGAGGATCCACAAGCGTAAATCCGTGCTGGTCAAAAAATTCCTGTACTGCGCGAATAATCTCGGCACGAATCACCAGGATGGCACGCTGTTTGGATGAACGCAGCCACAGATGGCGGTGGTCCATTAGGAAATCAACCCCATGCTCCTTCGGTGTAATCGGATAATTCTCTGTAAGATGAATAACCTCGATATTCGTAACCGTCATCTCGAAGCCGGAGGCGCTTCGGGGCTCCTCACGGATCACACCTGTCACATACAGGGAGCTCTCCTGGGTTAAGCTCTTGGCATTCTCCCAGGTTTCTTCCGATACCTCACTTTTTACTACTACCCCTTGAATATAGCCTGTCCCGTCGCGAAGCTGAAGGAACTGGATTTTACCGCTTGAGCGCTTGTTGTTCAGCCAGCTGCCGATCACGACAGTCTCTCCAACATGCGCATTAACCTGACGGATCACCGTTTTGGTCGCCATCTGAATAACCTCTCCTCTTACCTGCAAAAATTTAAATGATTACTTAGACTCCAGTACAATACGATGCGTATCGCGGGCAATCATAAGCTCTTCATTCGTAGGAACGACAAGAACCTCTACCTTGGAATCCGGTGTGGAAATACGGCGTGGATCGCCAGAACGAACCTTGTTCAGCTCAGGATCGATCTTCACTCCGAGATAAGTCAGGTTCTCACAAACCTTCTCGCGGACAACAACAGAGTTCTCACCTACACCTGCTGTAAAGACGATCACGTCAACTCCGTCCATAGCGGCCGCATAAGAACCGATGTACTTCCGTAGACGGTATTCGTACATTTCAAATGCCAGTGTAGCATTAGGCTCGCCTTCTGCCAAGCCGTCTGTAACGTCGCGCATGTCACTGCTGCTTCCGGAAATAGCGAGAAGTCCGCTGTGTTTATTCAGCATCGAGTTAACTTCGCTGATGGACAGCTCTTCCTTGTTCATAACAAAAGTAACGACTGCCGGGTCCAAGTCTCCGCTGCGCGTACCCATCATCAACCCTTCTAGCGGTGTAAGACCCATGGACGTGTCATAAGACTTCCCATTCTTAACAGCCGTCAAGCTTGCACCATTACCGATATGGCAAGTAATGATCTTAAGGTCTTCGATAGGACGGTCCAGATATTCGGCTGCTGCCTTACTTACATAATCATGAGAAGTACCGTGGGCACCGTAACGGCGAACATGATGCTTCTTATACAGCACTTTCGGGATTGGATAGAGGTATACCTTCTCTTCCATCGTCTGATGGAACGCGGTATCAAAAGCTACGACCTGCGGAACGCCAGGCATGTTCTTCTCTGCTGCAGTGATCCCCATAATCGCTGGCGGATTGTGCAGTGGCGCCAAGTCGAACAGACGGCGGATCTCCGACTTCACTTCGCCGGTAACTAGTGCGGAGCTCTTAAATGCCTCGCCGCCGTGAACTACACGGTGACCTACCGCTTGAATCTCTTCCACAGATTTCAGCACGCCATACTCAGGATCAACCAGCTTCTCAAGTACCTTGCGAATGGCTGTTGTATGTTCAAGAATTTCCGATACCTCGGTTACTTCTTCCTTGCCTGTTGGCTTATGATTCAGAATGGAAGAATCCATACCGATTCGCTCTACCAGGCCTTTTGCCAAAACAGATTCGTCTGTCATATCGTATAGCTGATATTTTAGGGAGGAACTTCCCGCATTGATTACGAGAACTTTCATATCCGGTCACCATCCTTGTCGTATTTGAAAAATCCTTCGCCGGTCTTCACGCCCAGATGCCCTGCGCGAACCATCTTCTTCAATACGAATGAAGGACGGTATTTCAGCTCGCCGAACTCGCGGAACATCCGCTCCAGAGCTGCCAGCACGGAATCAAGGCCGAATCGGTCTGCCATCTCCAAAGGTCCGTATTGGAATTGATATCCGACACGCATCGAGTCGTCGATATCTTCAGCAGAAGCTACGCCCTCTCCGAACACATGAAGAGCTTCATTGATCATAAGGCAAATAATCCGCGAGGTTACAAATCCCGGAGATTCATTGACCATAATTCCTCGTTTGTCAAGGATTTCCTCTACAAATCCCTTTGTTTCTGCGAAAGTTTGCTCAGAGGTCTTCAAACCGCGTATAATTTCAACCAGGTTAATTTTGGCTACTGGATAAATAAAGTGCATGCCAATTACGCGCTCAGGATACTTCGTTGAGCCCGCAATTTCAGTCAAGCTGAGTGTGGATGTGTTGCTCGCCAGAATGATATGGCTCGGGCATACCTGATCCAGCTGATTGAACACTTCTTTCTTCGCATTCAAATCTTCCGAGATGGTCTCGATAATCATATCGCAAGAACCCAATTCAGCATAATGGGTCACCTTATGAATTTTGGATAAAATTAATTTCTTCTCTGCTTTAGTAATTGCCCATTTCTCGAGCTGTTTGTCCAAGCTCAATTCAATCAGGTCATAAGCTTGGTTCAGCTTCTCCTCGTTTGCTTCTACCAAGAGAACATCCAGTCCTTTGCCAGCCAGCATTTCACTGATCCCTTGGCCCATTGTTCCGCCGCCGACGACGCCTATTCTTTTGAAGTTCATGGTTCGTTTGCTCCATCCTTTCGTTGTATCTTCTCCATATTATACCCGGGATGGTGAAGAATACATCTTTATATACCCAACATATAATAATATCTTAGCACGGACAAAAAGTAAAAAAAAATAACCGGCATAAAAATTTATGCCGGTAAAAGGGTGCTGTCACGAAATTGACAACGGAATTCATCGCCAGAGAGGCGCTCTTCTTTTAGAAGGATGTCTAAAGAATGCTCAAATACCGCCGCATGCTCTTCAAGAAGCTTCTTAGTTCGTGCGGCGAGGTCATCCAGAATCATCTGATTTTCCTTCATCAGCACCTCGGTAGTCACCATATCCATACTCATGATCCCAAGGCTGGTCAGTCCGGATTTCATCATCGTCTGAACCATGTTAAGGGCCTGCTCAAAGTCATTGCTGGAGCCGGTGCTTCGGCCTCCATAGTAGATTTCTTCGGCTGCCGCACCCGCAAGGGCAATCATAATCTGGCCTTCCAGATATGCCTTGGTATAAAGGTATTTCTCTTCCTGGGGGTTATGCCGTACATAACCTAACGCTTTACCGCGAGGACTGAGCGCGACCTGATTCACACTGCCCGGTGCCACAATCTCAGCGAGCACTGCATGCCCCAGCTCGTGAACGGCCACCCGTCTCTTCTCTTCTTGCGTAGATTCCCGGTCTGTCTTCTCACCAAGCATCACCTTATCAACGGCCATTGATAGATGGCGCTGCTCAATCTGGCTGAGATTCTCACGCATCGCGTAGATAGCAGCTTCGTTCATCACACTCTCGAGCTGCGCTCCAGAGAAGCCGTAGGATTCTTCGGCTACCTTTGTCATGTTCACATCCGGATGAAGCGGCTTATTCTTCGCATGAATGTTCAGAATATGCATCCGGCCTTTCTTGTCTGGCAGATCCACTTGGATGTGACGGTCAAAGCGGCCAGGCCGCAAGAGCGCACTATCAAGCATTTCCTTCCGGTTCGTTGCCGCGATCAGCAGAATCCGCGGAGCATCTGACGTATAGATCCCATCCATCTCAGTCAGAAGCTGGTTGAGCGTCTGATCGTACTCGCGCTGCTGCCCGCCTTCCCGCTTGCCGCCAATAACATCGATTTCATCAATAAAGATAACCGCATTCTCTTTATTCTCCTTGAGCGCTCGGGTACGCGCATCCTTGAACAAATCACGGATACGGCTTGCACCTACACCTACATACATCTCTACAAACTCACTGCCGGAAGCGGCAACAAAGACTGCATTCGTGTAGCTTGCCGCTGCCTTTGCCATCAACGTTTTCCCCGTTCCCGGAGGCCCTGTCAGCAGAATCCCTTTGAGCGGACGAATACCGAATTTCTTAATTTCCTCATGTCTAATCATGAAATCCAGAGCTTCACGCAGCTCCTGCTTCGCACTGTCTTGGCCGCCGATCTCTTCAAAGGTCAGTTTGGCAGGGGGAGCCTTCTTCCGCTTCCGCTCCTGAGCGGCACCAACCGTAATTCCGCCTCTCATCACCGTCACGGCATATAACGCTCCCAGCATAATAAGCGCAATAACTACAGGCAGAATATTAACTCCAACGTATGCAAGGAAGATTAAGAGGACGGGAACAAACCCTATCACAATTTCCTTTGTCCATTTAGGCATTATTCCACACTCCTATCTTTTCTGGTA from Paenibacillus sp. CAA11 encodes:
- a CDS encoding SOS response-associated peptidase, whose amino-acid sequence is MCQRFSMTAELPEVQEHFQIDRVMFYYRNRYNISPTQLTSVVLLQNGERILDEFRWGLVPYWGKDAINADIRNVHGNPSYRKIVDKQRCVIPCNGFYYWKKEGKKAYPVRVVMKNQGMFGVAGLYEIWRDARGEPLRTCTLVMTEANPLIGEYESRMPAILSAEDMNRWLDEKANDLSSLGPILRPHRADEMHAYAVTPLIDDSRYDTAECIQEMDLQQAWVKRR
- a CDS encoding DUF1835 domain-containing protein, giving the protein MDNLYENLGQLREKEVRALLYDLVRTANVNAANAEGEEKRVAEGLLHLIQERMKAVVGLRLQAEALQTTVHIVFSLSDAGSLKVALSKTGKQKYCKVLSFNEMFAMGPIKNLDKSAGQQDRLDWLIEHDEDYRYGVSYNQDHQLEPMVRLIKGISESKNVVIWCANNAHDQTGLRFVLYLLRKRKQPVNIVNISELYNTITLEREEGISPIARGLLSQEHYGEIVSKYSDGFPLGAVCRQQYESEWLELANEAHLLRLWEYGKVKGCGEDQLDELIVKSVKELQEEQNDACFIDAGCVVTRVVESSQQIIGLSFIKYRIWSLVSSGALVFKGIPGALHQFL
- a CDS encoding DnaD domain-containing protein, which codes for MSDGWKLWASGIAYGLETGTANIPFVLLTHYRRLKLSDMEAMLLIHLLSFRQVEGRDFPSMEEIEQRMSAASGTVSTAIRRLVKEGWLAIDEVTDEATGKQAERYNFTGMYRKLGSCLAEEFAAARKNGRTEEIHDTKAAVQPEDPEPNHNLFIVFEKEFARPLSPMECETISGWLDQDGYPEDLIRMALKEAVFAGKVHFRYIDRILLEWSRNRVRTVEDAKAYTQRFRGGR
- the asnS gene encoding asparagine--tRNA ligase is translated as MATKTVIRQVNAHVGETVVIGSWLNNKRSSGKIQFLQLRDGTGYIQGVVVKSEVSEETWENAKSLTQESSLYVTGVIREEPRSASGFEMTVTNIEVIHLTENYPITPKEHGVDFLMDHRHLWLRSSKQRAILVIRAEIIRAVQEFFDQHGFTLVDPPILTPTSAEGTTNLFHTKYFEEDAYLTQSGQLYMEAAAMALGKVYSFGPTFRAEKSKTRRHLIEFWMIEPEMAFTEHEESLQVQEQFIAHVVQSVLKNCRSELEAVGRDVSKLENITVPFPRITYDEAIEFLQSQGFDIPWGEDFGAPHETAIAEKYDKPVFITHYPAEIKAFYMKPDPNRPEVVLCADMIAPEGYGEIIGGSQRIDDPELMEQRFKEHDLSEDAYQWYMDLRKYGSVPHSGFGLGLERTVAWICGLDHVRETIPFPRTLYRLYP
- a CDS encoding acetate/propionate family kinase, with translation MKVLVINAGSSSLKYQLYDMTDESVLAKGLVERIGMDSSILNHKPTGKEEVTEVSEILEHTTAIRKVLEKLVDPEYGVLKSVEEIQAVGHRVVHGGEAFKSSALVTGEVKSEIRRLFDLAPLHNPPAIMGITAAEKNMPGVPQVVAFDTAFHQTMEEKVYLYPIPKVLYKKHHVRRYGAHGTSHDYVSKAAAEYLDRPIEDLKIITCHIGNGASLTAVKNGKSYDTSMGLTPLEGLMMGTRSGDLDPAVVTFVMNKEELSISEVNSMLNKHSGLLAISGSSSDMRDVTDGLAEGEPNATLAFEMYEYRLRKYIGSYAAAMDGVDVIVFTAGVGENSVVVREKVCENLTYLGVKIDPELNKVRSGDPRRISTPDSKVEVLVVPTNEELMIARDTHRIVLESK
- a CDS encoding 3-hydroxyacyl-CoA dehydrogenase family protein, which translates into the protein MNFKRIGVVGGGTMGQGISEMLAGKGLDVLLVEANEEKLNQAYDLIELSLDKQLEKWAITKAEKKLILSKIHKVTHYAELGSCDMIIETISEDLNAKKEVFNQLDQVCPSHIILASNTSTLSLTEIAGSTKYPERVIGMHFIYPVAKINLVEIIRGLKTSEQTFAETKGFVEEILDKRGIMVNESPGFVTSRIICLMINEALHVFGEGVASAEDIDDSMRVGYQFQYGPLEMADRFGLDSVLAALERMFREFGELKYRPSFVLKKMVRAGHLGVKTGEGFFKYDKDGDRI
- a CDS encoding AAA family ATPase; its protein translation is MPKWTKEIVIGFVPVLLIFLAYVGVNILPVVIALIMLGALYAVTVMRGGITVGAAQERKRKKAPPAKLTFEEIGGQDSAKQELREALDFMIRHEEIKKFGIRPLKGILLTGPPGTGKTLMAKAAASYTNAVFVAASGSEFVEMYVGVGASRIRDLFKDARTRALKENKENAVIFIDEIDVIGGKREGGQQREYDQTLNQLLTEMDGIYTSDAPRILLIAATNRKEMLDSALLRPGRFDRHIQVDLPDKKGRMHILNIHAKNKPLHPDVNMTKVAEESYGFSGAQLESVMNEAAIYAMRENLSQIEQRHLSMAVDKVMLGEKTDRESTQEEKRRVAVHELGHAVLAEIVAPGSVNQVALSPRGKALGYVRHNPQEEKYLYTKAYLEGQIMIALAGAAAEEIYYGGRSTGSSNDFEQALNMVQTMMKSGLTSLGIMSMDMVTTEVLMKENQMILDDLAARTKKLLEEHAAVFEHSLDILLKEERLSGDEFRCQFRDSTLLPA